In Methanoregula formicica SMSP, the DNA window AGCGATTCAGCAACTGCACCAGCCTGTAGCGTGTCATCCGTGACTTCTCCACGGTTCCGGAAATGGCGCCCTCCGGGCCGCATTTGCGTAAGCCAGACTTCAGATCTTCGAGATCCTTCCAAGGGCGCACCCAACGCGTCGCCAACAGCGAGCCCAACGAGCGATCCCGCGTGCCGCATTGCTCCTGATATAAACCTCACCAATAAGATATATCTGTCCTACAAAAAAAGGATCATTTTGGAAAAGGTGATAGTGTGCAAAAGGAAGAGTTGCTGCATTTACATATGCTGATGATCCACATCAAGAAGTACTACGAGGGCGTCAGCAACGAAGAGATCGGAACTGAACGCTACAATTCCTTGGAAATTTCTCCTGTCCACATTCACAAGGACAAGAAAGCCCATAAGGACGCTCTCCTCACGCTCGGGGATGAGATCGTTACCCATATCCACCACCGCCCCGTCCCGCCCGCGGTGAACTATTCTCATGAACCTGCCTCCCAGAAGGTTGCAGCTGAACATTAATACTCATGGATGAGGAACCTGCTCTCCGGGAGATCATCTCCCGCCTCCTCACCCTTCCTGAAGGTGCGTTCAACGATGCCATCGTTGTTGCGGCTAAGATAGAGACCTGCAGGAAGTATTCCCTGCCGGCAGTGCCGAAGAACTCCGCGATCCTTGCTGCTGCAAGGCCGGAAGAGTACGAGACCCTGCGCAGGATCCTGCTTGTCAAGCCGTCTCGCACCCTGTCCGGTGTTGCCCCGGTTGCTGTGATGACCTCCCCGTAT includes these proteins:
- a CDS encoding UPF0058 family protein encodes the protein MQKEELLHLHMLMIHIKKYYEGVSNEEIGTERYNSLEISPVHIHKDKKAHKDALLTLGDEIVTHIHHRPVPPAVNYSHEPASQKVAAEH